TACCGTATCCGTTCTACAACTCGGCGGTTGTCGTTGCGCACGATCTCTCGATACCCAAACGACTTCTGGACGTGACTATGGATATTCGGTCCGAAAACAGTAATAACATCGTTGAGTCGGCAGGGAATGAAACCCCGCTGTTCTACAGTGATCAAGTTGCACTGTCACTGCTCGCACAGGAGTACCCGTTCACACAACTTCTGCTAAAGAACAATTACCCAGTCACGGCGTTTCTTCGGATTCCGTCGTCTGTTGCAGGCCTCCACTATGGCGATCGGAAACTCCTCAGTACCGCTCTACCTCAGACAGAGTGGGATGAGTACGCCGAGTTGCTGGAACTCGAGTCGGATACAAAAAATTGGATGCGGCGAGCATTGAGTGTAGGTTGGTTTCGCGTGGCAAACCGTATTCCGTACCGCTTCCAGACGTTTCTCCGTCGCGTAGCAAACTCTCGGCACGCGCCCTAATTACCGGTATCCGAGTGCTTCTAGCCGGTTGGATACATCTTCGTCAGTCGTTCCTTGGCGGGTCATCTTCGGTTCGTATTCGCGTACTTGTGTCGCACTAGTTGTGACCCATGGGACGTTCCGGAGGGATGGGAGACAAATTCCGCCAGGATGTCCATAAATACCGTACTCTCCGATAGCATTGCCGTGGTCCGCTGTTATTGCGACGGTGCCCGCATCGATGGTATCCAACAGCAACTCGACTTCATCAAGAACTGTTCGGAGGTTCTCACGGTAGGCATCCCAGAGATCTTCCTGTTCTATCTCTCCGTCTCGGAGTAATTCCCAAACGTTCCTCGAATCGAATGTCTCTCCCCAACTCTCTAGCGAGAGGCCCGTTCCAGCGAGTGAAGAGTCGAGGAACGGATAGTGTGGCTGCATGTAGTGAACGATCATCTGGTCCGCGTCTTCACGCGACTGCCATCGTGAGATAGCAGTGTCAGTGAGTGGCCGAGGCCGAATAGTTTCTGCATCATCGTCCCAGCCGTCCCGCCAGACTTCGTGGAATTCCGCAAAATCGTCTGCGTTGGCGTGCTCGTTGCTGAA
The nucleotide sequence above comes from Halobacterium litoreum. Encoded proteins:
- a CDS encoding alkaline phosphatase family protein is translated as MTGSKQSLTQSGLQIYRSQGLKQLVREGFFYSYESMLRAGCSLFGNKKGKNIFSDDWDVLLILDACRVDLMREVEDEYSFLNSVGTRWSVASTSAEWMKNTFTERHRDRTENTIYVTGNPFSNEHANADDFAEFHEVWRDGWDDDAETIRPRPLTDTAISRWQSREDADQMIVHYMQPHYPFLDSSLAGTGLSLESWGETFDSRNVWELLRDGEIEQEDLWDAYRENLRTVLDEVELLLDTIDAGTVAITADHGNAIGEYGIYGHPGGICLPSLRNVPWVTTSATQVREYEPKMTRQGTTDEDVSNRLEALGYR